A window of the Nitrosopumilus ureiphilus genome harbors these coding sequences:
- a CDS encoding SirB1 family protein — protein sequence MEEKFDPLVAEWFAFVKNPNFNLVEKCLKFAQILEYPDLNVDDYIKKISKIGMSLKESINDVKNPTYLISMLNEHLFENLGFSGDDDDYYNPKNNFLNEVIDKKSGIPITLSILYVEVAKFVGLDLKIVGFPGHVLVKYNEEMILDPFYDGRLVDVDDLQEILDVNFGGELEFQPEYLDEVKPEQILVRMTRNLKNSYVQSFVYDKALLCVNMVLAIEPESPEDIRDKGILEERMLNSETALKYLNKYLEINPNAEDVDFILELIRSIKSKN from the coding sequence TTGGAAGAAAAATTTGATCCATTAGTTGCAGAATGGTTTGCATTTGTAAAAAATCCAAATTTTAACTTGGTAGAAAAATGTCTAAAATTTGCTCAGATTCTAGAATATCCTGATCTAAATGTAGATGATTACATCAAAAAAATTAGTAAAATAGGAATGTCTCTCAAAGAGTCAATCAATGATGTTAAAAATCCAACATATCTAATTTCTATGTTAAATGAACATCTCTTTGAAAATTTAGGATTTAGTGGAGATGATGATGACTACTATAATCCGAAAAATAATTTCCTAAATGAAGTGATTGATAAAAAATCAGGAATCCCAATCACACTATCAATTCTATATGTAGAAGTTGCAAAGTTTGTAGGACTAGATCTTAAGATAGTGGGATTTCCAGGTCACGTACTAGTAAAATATAATGAAGAAATGATTTTAGATCCATTTTATGATGGTCGCCTTGTAGATGTAGATGACTTGCAAGAAATTTTGGATGTTAATTTTGGAGGAGAATTAGAATTTCAACCAGAATATCTAGATGAGGTAAAACCAGAACAAATTCTTGTTAGAATGACTCGTAATTTAAAAAACTCCTATGTGCAATCATTTGTTTATGATAAAGCATTACTATGTGTCAACATGGTTTTAGCAATAGAACCTGAATCCCCAGAAGACATCAGAGATAAAGGAATTTTAGAAGAAAGAATGCTAAATTCGGAAACTGCATTGAAATATTTGAATAAATATTTGGAAATTAATCCAAACGCAGAAGATGTAGATTTTATTTTAGAATTAATTAGAAGTATAAAATCAAAAAATTAA